A single genomic interval of Chloracidobacterium validum harbors:
- a CDS encoding HAD family hydrolase produces the protein MIKAVIFDFDGVIVDSEEIHFTGLRDTLLQEGLDINRQTYDQHFLALDDKGCFRKFFLEVGVELSLEKLAQLIHYKTSKLEMLLPQAKLFHGVSDWIKKYSPLVQLAICSGALRQEITTLLSLHSLLEHFSLIISADDVQHGKPSPEGYLLALNHLNKKNMAKEEISASECLVIEDSVAGVEAAKAAGMHCVAITNSYAREKLYKADFIFESISQLNLESIQNYLSVQKS, from the coding sequence ATGATAAAAGCCGTAATTTTCGATTTCGATGGCGTTATTGTGGACAGTGAAGAAATTCATTTCACTGGACTAAGAGACACACTCTTACAAGAAGGGCTAGATATTAATCGTCAAACATATGATCAACACTTCTTGGCATTAGACGACAAAGGTTGCTTTAGGAAATTCTTTTTAGAGGTTGGTGTTGAACTTTCGTTAGAAAAACTTGCACAGCTTATCCACTATAAAACTTCAAAATTAGAAATGTTACTACCCCAAGCCAAACTCTTTCACGGGGTAAGTGATTGGATAAAAAAGTACTCACCACTTGTCCAGTTGGCTATCTGCTCAGGAGCCTTGAGGCAAGAAATCACTACTTTACTTTCACTTCATTCCTTACTAGAACATTTTAGTCTGATCATCAGCGCAGACGATGTACAACATGGAAAGCCGTCTCCAGAAGGATATTTGCTTGCGCTTAATCACTTAAATAAAAAAAATATGGCAAAAGAGGAAATTTCTGCATCTGAATGCTTAGTTATCGAAGATTCAGTAGCTGGAGTTGAAGCGGCTAAAGCAGCTGGTATGCACTGTGTCGCTATCACTAATTCTTATGCCAGAGAAAAATTATACAAAGCTGACTTCATCTTTGAATCCATAAGTCAGCTCAACCTCGAGTCTATTCAAAATTACCTAAGTGTGCAAAAAAGCTGA
- a CDS encoding CCA tRNA nucleotidyltransferase, with protein sequence MVQSIPEWLIAVCKTIESSGGKGFLVGGCVRDRLLNYPVKDYDIEVYGLPSGQLRELLERHGSVNTVGEHFAVYKLRPKANASIEIDVSLPRHESKLRPGHRGFLIEGNPWMPFHEAASRRDFTINAILQDPFTQTILDPFRGVEDLANKRLQAVNHSTFRDDSLRVLRAAQLASRYQLSISPETIAMCQQTSLGDIPKERVRKEIEKLLLLSPKPSIGLDYCLKLGIISQVLPMLWDLHSSMISENPYTKEAFWDYTLISIDRGKKNTKELSEPEKLSVLLSILGLGLSTTRLIDLLDSLGIYTYKGHNIRNQVLVIISTHLPAYKIFYQSKKQNFEFSYLKRLARIIDIKLLICFLKSIFHTPESEYLSWAEEKVKMFSLLQNPFQDLLKGRHILEVGIPPGPHIKSIINQIHELEIDGKVINLEDAKLLAKTLYKKRISE encoded by the coding sequence ATGGTGCAATCTATCCCAGAATGGCTTATTGCAGTTTGTAAAACTATTGAGTCATCAGGAGGGAAAGGATTTCTTGTCGGAGGCTGTGTACGCGATAGATTGCTCAACTACCCAGTAAAGGATTACGATATTGAAGTTTACGGACTACCTAGTGGTCAACTAAGGGAATTACTAGAGCGGCATGGTAGTGTTAATACAGTCGGAGAACACTTTGCTGTCTATAAGTTACGGCCTAAAGCCAATGCCTCGATAGAAATTGACGTATCACTTCCGCGACATGAGTCGAAACTCAGACCAGGCCATCGTGGATTTCTTATTGAGGGCAATCCTTGGATGCCATTTCACGAAGCAGCTAGTCGTCGTGATTTTACAATCAATGCAATTCTACAGGACCCTTTTACACAGACTATCTTAGATCCTTTCCGAGGAGTGGAAGACTTAGCCAACAAAAGGCTTCAGGCAGTTAATCACAGCACATTTAGGGACGATTCACTGAGAGTTTTACGCGCGGCACAGCTAGCATCTCGCTATCAACTAAGTATATCGCCTGAAACCATAGCTATGTGCCAACAAACTTCCTTGGGGGATATCCCTAAGGAGAGAGTGCGTAAGGAAATTGAAAAATTACTCTTACTATCCCCAAAACCATCTATAGGACTCGATTATTGTCTCAAACTTGGAATAATTAGCCAAGTCTTACCTATGCTCTGGGATTTGCATAGCTCGATGATTTCTGAAAATCCTTATACAAAAGAAGCTTTCTGGGATTATACATTAATTTCAATTGATCGAGGGAAAAAGAATACAAAAGAATTAAGTGAACCAGAAAAACTTTCAGTATTACTATCTATTTTAGGTCTGGGATTGAGCACAACAAGACTTATTGACTTACTTGATAGCTTAGGTATATACACTTATAAGGGACACAATATAAGGAATCAAGTTTTAGTTATAATATCTACACATCTGCCTGCTTACAAGATATTCTATCAATCAAAAAAACAGAACTTCGAATTTTCATATTTGAAAAGATTGGCAAGAATCATAGATATAAAACTATTAATTTGTTTTCTGAAATCTATTTTCCACACTCCTGAAAGTGAATATCTGTCCTGGGCTGAGGAGAAAGTGAAAATGTTTAGCTTATTACAAAATCCCTTTCAGGATCTACTTAAGGGGCGGCATATCTTAGAGGTAGGTATCCCCCCAGGTCCACACATAAAAAGCATTATCAATCAAATCCATGAACTCGAAATTGA